The genomic interval CAGTCCGACCATCTCCAACAAGGTATCGTAAGACCAAAACGTTTGCGGAAATAGAGGATAAATTAATAAGACTTTCACGCGCGAGTTTGCCCTCACCAAATAATGGGTACTTAATCTGCCAGTAATATAGTTATAGCAGTAAAACCGATCGCGAACTAAAAGCATGACCTTCGATCCAAAATTGGCGCCCCCAACCGCAGCACCCATCGCCTGTCATGCCGATCCAGAATTTTTGCAGTGGTTCTCCCAAGCGAACTACAGCCTCATCCTCAGCACTTATCAAGCAGGAAGCGTTATCCTCCTCGGATGGAACGGCAAGCAAATGAGCCTGCTCTTGCGCCAGTTCGATAAACCCATGGGAATAGCTGTTTCCGGAGACCGCCTCGCTCTGGCAACCCGCCACCAAGTCTTCCAGTTTGCCAACTCCCCCGTCCTCGCCACCGACTACCTGGAACAACAACGGGGACGCTACGATAGTCTCTATCTTCCTCGAGTCAGTTATTTTACCGGAGACTTAAATATCCACGATCTTGCCTTCGCCGGAGAGCAGCTCTGGATCGTCAATACGCGCTTCTCCTGCCTCTCCACCCTCTCTGCCGAGTATAACTTTATTCCCCAATGGCAGCCCCCCTTCATCAGCGAACTGGTTCCGGAAGATCGCTGTCACCTTAATGGTTTAGCTGTGGCGAACGGCCGTCCGAAATATGTCACGGCATTGGGCAACAGCGATCGCGCGGGAGGTTGGCGATCGCAAAAAGCTACCGGCGGCATTATTATCGATATCGATACCGGAGACCTAGTTTACCAAGGTCTATCTATGCCTCATTCTCCCCACTGGTATAAGGGATATCTCTGGGTGCTCAACTCCGGTGCGGGAGAACTCTGGCGCATTGATACGAACGCACAAACTCATGATGTCATTTGCGCTCTCCCCGGATTCAGTCGGGGTCTGGCTTTTGTGGGAGACTATGCGATCGTAGGGGTATCGCAAATTCGCGAAACCAACATCTTCGGCGACTTACCCGTACAAAAACGATTTCCTCAGCTCCTCTGCGGTTTAGCTGTCATTAATCTCACCACCGGAAAACCAACCGGTCAACTCACCTTTTCTCGCGGCACGGAGGAATTATATGACGTGCAAGTTCTGCCCCAGACGACTCGCCCCACATTACTAAATCTAGACAAAGAAGCCACCCGTCAAGCCTTTAGCACTCCAGACTTTGCCTACTGGTTGCGCCCGTCCTCCGAGAAACTCCAGGGGTTGTCGTAGATTAAGATTGGTTTTAGCGATCGCAAAAACTATGGTAGAAAAAGTTAGACTCTCAATATAATCCGCAATCGTTGCGAACCGTTGTGATGTTCTCCCCCAAGAGACTCCGTTCCATAATATTAACTCCACTCATTTCTGTTGCGTTTACCATCCTAGGAGAGAAAATTTATGCCTCTTAATCCGCTCGGTTCCGAATTTCAAGTTAATAGCACAACAGCGAACGTGCAACGTCTGGCAGACATTGCCATTGATAACGATGGCGATTTTGTCATTGCATGGACGAGCTACTTTCAGGATGGAGACATATCGGGTGTTTATGCCCAACGCTACAACAATAGCGGTACGGCTCAAGGTGGCGAGTTCCAAGTTAATACAGAAACCGCGAGTTTTCAATACGAGCCAACAGTTGCTGTCGATGCAGACGGAGATTTTGCGATCGCCTGGACGAGCGGTCAACAAGATGGCAGTGGCTATGGCATTTACGCCCAACGCTACAATGCTGCCGGAGTGGCTCAAGGAGGAGAGTTTAGAGTTAATACCACCACTAATGATGCTCAGTCTTCCCCCAGTATGGGGATGAGTGACAATGGTAGCTTTGTCATTGCTTGGACGAGCAACAATCAGGATGGTAGCGCGGAAGGAGTCTACGGGCAACGATACAATAGTGATGGCACGACTGCTGGCTCAGAATTCCAAGTCAATACTGAAACCAATGACTCCCAAGCGTTTCCCTCAGTGGCAGTAAATGCGAACGGCGATTTTGTTATTGTTTGGCAGAGTAACAGTCAAGATGGCAGTGGAGCAGGCATTTATGCCCAGCGTTATGACAGTAATGGCAATACAGTTGGCGGTGAATTTAGGGTCAATAGCTTTACTTCCGACGATCAACGCAACCCCTCCGTCTCGCTCAACGATACTGGAGAATTTGTTGTTACTTGGGAGAGCGCCAGCCAAGATGGCAGCATTGAAGGCGTTTATGCCCAACGCTACGACAATAACGGCAGTACAGTTGGTGCGGAGTTCCAGGTTAATACGTTTACCACCGGACAACAGCGATCGCCAGAAGTTTCCATAGACAATACCGGCGCATTCTATATTACCTGGGAAAGTGAAGGGCAAGATGGCAGCGGACGCGGGGTATACGCTCGGCAGTATAACTCCCAAGGACAACCCGATGGGGCCGAATTTCAAGTTAATACCTTTACCAATAACAATCAAAGTAACCCAGATGTTGCAGTGGCTGAGAATGGGCAAGTTGCGATCGCTTGGCAAAGTGACGGCCAAGATGGAGATAGCCTGGGTATTTACGCGCAACGTTACGTTTCCAATACCATCGTTGAGTTTTCCGCAGCCACCTACCAAGTCAACGAAAATGGCACCCTAGTTAACGGAGAAATTACCCTGACGCGATCGGGTAATATAGGCAGTGCGTCCGAAGTCCGAGTGAATATTACTGGGGGCACGGCTACAGCTGGAGCTAATGAAGACTACGACAACAGCAACTTCCCTCTAACGGTTACCTTTAACGCGAACGAAACCAGCAAAACCATTCCGGTTACCATTCAACAAGACACCACCACCGAACCCACTGAAACCATTACCTTCGATGTTGAAAGTATCAATAATACCGAGATTGGTTCCCAGAATACCACCACTCTGGAGATCTTAGATGATGATATTCCCGGCGTGACGATCGCTCCCAATACCGGATTAACAACCACCGAAGCGGGCGGCACGGCAACCTTCACTGCTGTTCTCAATACTCAACCCACTGCTGATGTTACGGTTAGCCTCGTCAGTAGCGACACCACAGAGGGAACTGTTTCTCCCACCAGCTTAACTTTTACCACTGCCAATTGGAACGTCGCTCAACCCGTTACCCTGACTGGAATTAATGACGATATTGCCGATGGTAATATTGACTATACGGTGACGGCAACCGCTGCCAGCAGCGATGCCAACTACAGCAGCCTGCAACCGCAACAAATTACGATTACGAACATTGATAACGATATTCCTGGAATTACGGTTACGCCCACAACTGGATTGACCACAACCGAAGGAGGAGGCACGGATACCTTTACGGTGGTTCTCAACACCCAACCGAGCGCCGATGTCACCATTGGAGTCAGTAGCGACGATACTAGCGAAGGAACTATTGCTCCAGCAACATTAACCTTTACCACTGCAAATTGGAATAGCGCGCAAACCGTAACGGTAACCGGGGTTGACGACCAAGTTGACGATGGCGATGTGGCTTACAACGTCATCCTCGCTGCGGCAACGAGTAACGACACGGACTACAATGGCGTCGATCCGACCGATGTCTCGGTGACGAATCTGGAAGTTGGATCCCTGGTTGTAGAAGAGTCCGGTGGCAGCACGAGTATCGCTGAAGGAGGCAATACAGATACTTATACCCTGCGTTTGAGCCGTCCTCCTGCGGGCAGTTTAATTGTTAACGTTAGCCCCGATAGCCAGTCTACCGTCCAACCCACCACTATTACCTTTACGCCGGCAGCCAATCAGCCGAATAGCTGGAATGTACCGCAAACCGTGACCGTGACGGCTGTGGATGATAGTGCGAATGAAGGGACTCATACCAGCACGATTACTCATAACATTACGACGACTAATCCGAATGATGCTGGCTTCACTAGTTCTCCCGTCCCAACGGTTACTGCAACCATTACCGATAATGATGGGGGTGGTGGTTCGCCTTCAGGAAATGTAACGTTTGTTGAGTCTGGAGGCAGCACGAACTTAACGGAGGGAGGCGCAACCGATAGCTATACCTTAGTCTTATCTCAGCAACCAACAGCGGATGTAACGATTACGGCGACTCCGGATACTCAGTCTACGGTGGCTCCAACGAGCTTTACGTTTACGACAAGCAATTGGAACGTGCCGCAAACGGCAACGCTAACGGCTGTGGATGACACGGCAGTTGAGGGGAACCATACCAGTACGATCGCTCATACGAGCAGCAGTACGGATGCGGCGTTCAATAATATTACCTTAGCGAGTATTACGGCGGCGATCGCAGATAACGACACAACTCCGACGCCAACTCCGACGCCAACTCCGACTCCGACACCAACTCCGACACCAGCGCCAACTCCAACCCCAGCGCCAACTCCAACCCCAACTCCAACCCCAGCGCCAACACCAACCCCAACCCCAACCCCAACACCAACCCCAACCCCAGGCAACTCAGAAAATCAGAATATCTTTGGTACTACTGGAAATGACAACATTGACGGCGGTGCTGGAAACGACCAAATCTCTGGGTTACAAGGCAATGATGGCTTGCTCGGAGGTACGGGTAATGATGGCATTAACGGCAATGAAGGCAATGACCTCATTAATGGTAACCCAGGCAATGACTTGCTTTATGGCGGTCAAGGTAATGACGTGCTCTATGGCGGTCGGGATAATGATATCGTGTTTGGCAACCAAGGATTAGACCAACTCTTCGGAGATTTTGGTAACGACGTGCTTTATGGCGGTCAAGGCAATGATACCGTTCAAGGCAGCCAGGGATTAGACCAACTCTTTGGAGATTTTGGCAACGACCTGCTCTATGGTGGAGCGGACAATGATACCTTGCAAGGGGGTGATGGTAACGATACCCTCAGTGGCGATTTAGGTGCAGATATTCTCTCTGGAGGACTCGGCGCCGATGTTTTTGTTCTGCGCACCGGAACCGCAGTCAATCAACTCAACCAAGCTGATTTTATCGTTGATTTCCAAGTTGGCGATCGCATTGGTTTAACCGGGGGAGCAACCGCACAGACCATTGTCCTCGAGAATGTAGCTGGTAATACAGTGATTCGCTCGAGTACCAACGGTCCGATTTTAGGGATTATTGCGAATACTCCACCCAATGCTTTATCGCCAAATAGTTTTGTTCCGGTCAATATTGGAGTCGTTTAACCGGGGGGTTCCCTTACGAATTACAATTTCTGTAAGGGAACCACTTTCGGATTGAGAATTTTGCGTCCTAATCCAGTAAATTGTACGGCCACAGATTGCCCCTCGCCCTTACCAAAGACATGAGTAATTTG from Roseofilum casamattae BLCC-M143 carries:
- a CDS encoding Calx-beta domain-containing protein → MPLNPLGSEFQVNSTTANVQRLADIAIDNDGDFVIAWTSYFQDGDISGVYAQRYNNSGTAQGGEFQVNTETASFQYEPTVAVDADGDFAIAWTSGQQDGSGYGIYAQRYNAAGVAQGGEFRVNTTTNDAQSSPSMGMSDNGSFVIAWTSNNQDGSAEGVYGQRYNSDGTTAGSEFQVNTETNDSQAFPSVAVNANGDFVIVWQSNSQDGSGAGIYAQRYDSNGNTVGGEFRVNSFTSDDQRNPSVSLNDTGEFVVTWESASQDGSIEGVYAQRYDNNGSTVGAEFQVNTFTTGQQRSPEVSIDNTGAFYITWESEGQDGSGRGVYARQYNSQGQPDGAEFQVNTFTNNNQSNPDVAVAENGQVAIAWQSDGQDGDSLGIYAQRYVSNTIVEFSAATYQVNENGTLVNGEITLTRSGNIGSASEVRVNITGGTATAGANEDYDNSNFPLTVTFNANETSKTIPVTIQQDTTTEPTETITFDVESINNTEIGSQNTTTLEILDDDIPGVTIAPNTGLTTTEAGGTATFTAVLNTQPTADVTVSLVSSDTTEGTVSPTSLTFTTANWNVAQPVTLTGINDDIADGNIDYTVTATAASSDANYSSLQPQQITITNIDNDIPGITVTPTTGLTTTEGGGTDTFTVVLNTQPSADVTIGVSSDDTSEGTIAPATLTFTTANWNSAQTVTVTGVDDQVDDGDVAYNVILAAATSNDTDYNGVDPTDVSVTNLEVGSLVVEESGGSTSIAEGGNTDTYTLRLSRPPAGSLIVNVSPDSQSTVQPTTITFTPAANQPNSWNVPQTVTVTAVDDSANEGTHTSTITHNITTTNPNDAGFTSSPVPTVTATITDNDGGGGSPSGNVTFVESGGSTNLTEGGATDSYTLVLSQQPTADVTITATPDTQSTVAPTSFTFTTSNWNVPQTATLTAVDDTAVEGNHTSTIAHTSSSTDAAFNNITLASITAAIADNDTTPTPTPTPTPTPTPTPTPAPTPTPAPTPTPTPTPAPTPTPTPTPTPTPTPGNSENQNIFGTTGNDNIDGGAGNDQISGLQGNDGLLGGTGNDGINGNEGNDLINGNPGNDLLYGGQGNDVLYGGRDNDIVFGNQGLDQLFGDFGNDVLYGGQGNDTVQGSQGLDQLFGDFGNDLLYGGADNDTLQGGDGNDTLSGDLGADILSGGLGADVFVLRTGTAVNQLNQADFIVDFQVGDRIGLTGGATAQTIVLENVAGNTVIRSSTNGPILGIIANTPPNALSPNSFVPVNIGVV
- a CDS encoding TIGR03032 family protein produces the protein MTFDPKLAPPTAAPIACHADPEFLQWFSQANYSLILSTYQAGSVILLGWNGKQMSLLLRQFDKPMGIAVSGDRLALATRHQVFQFANSPVLATDYLEQQRGRYDSLYLPRVSYFTGDLNIHDLAFAGEQLWIVNTRFSCLSTLSAEYNFIPQWQPPFISELVPEDRCHLNGLAVANGRPKYVTALGNSDRAGGWRSQKATGGIIIDIDTGDLVYQGLSMPHSPHWYKGYLWVLNSGAGELWRIDTNAQTHDVICALPGFSRGLAFVGDYAIVGVSQIRETNIFGDLPVQKRFPQLLCGLAVINLTTGKPTGQLTFSRGTEELYDVQVLPQTTRPTLLNLDKEATRQAFSTPDFAYWLRPSSEKLQGLS